Proteins encoded within one genomic window of Humulus lupulus chromosome 1, drHumLupu1.1, whole genome shotgun sequence:
- the LOC133795434 gene encoding uncharacterized protein LOC133795434 produces the protein MAETKRKTRDGGSRKNNKKPKKAAEKEKTKRRGPRIPSSFRKELDRINPKTGSPVNSDDDERIDSEEGEVYGNDVYEYEERVPEEESKKNRRFDRVENFDYELPHDFEDEDVSSDDDKEMDNDKDVSGSDEDEDNGDEKHMRMLQGITGMPGETFDGKKKNKKYTVITEAYPESEYNPTRDVLDGHGQISVEDLLDPLYGKSGYNQLRKRVHQLEKKSTTTQAPLPKAERERLERKAAYEHSKKDLLKWEPLVKRNREAPTLFFGNDVDLGFSTVGAIASEFEPRTEFEKKIASLVHDDKVMDAHSNDGSRLLEFNKVSVEDEKERQNRIAKMRSLLFRHELKAKHIKKIKSKTFHRLLKKDKLKAASSESVMDPEASKDMARKHEYDRAKERMTLRHKNSSKWAKRIKERGLDAQDEGTRAAVAEQQHLHALLTRKMNSMKEGSSSSSDESSDEAESDEDAPGLEQGKTSKLLKEAKEKTINVLNEEDEVPNSGLLSLPFMVRGMNKRNEAAAEEAKLALEDFDSLSKQLEGSGGAEDIKIAPTSGRMVFSAAGKQAAKASKTKLDKKSKSDRFYDDSDSENDLEAEDDDSNGINESTDLHKEVNIDPNVLHEVSGARQNALFKSFDDVVGDPGPKTTHEVAIFASGTWKKMKGKNNDASSKKSQVSVEPVLNKQDVQETVNELGEDSDSESDGQMVDGILSSGPKPYELPSQAELIHQAFAADDVEDDFEKHKQMILNEENPEPEKPVLLPGWGQWTDVQNKKGLPSWMLKEHETAKRKREEAVKKRKDAQLKHVIISEKVDKKAEKLYTKSLPFPYTSKEVFEQSIRMPIGPEFNPATAVGALNRPEVMKKPGQIIKPIEYEDVDPYEKGGEQQKRSGQKQKQNNKQKQKQKSSKKSKS, from the exons ATGGCGGAAACGAAGCGTAAAACCAGAGATGGAGGAAGCCGGAAGAATAACAAGAAACCAAAGAAGGCCGCCGAAAAGGAGAAGACGAAAAGGCGAGGCCCTCGAATACCGTCTTCGTTTCGGAAGGAGCTTGACCGAATAAACCCTAAGACTGGTAGCCCTGTCAACAGTGACGATGACGAAAGGATCGATTCGGAAGAGGGTGAAGTTTACGGGAACGACGTCTACGAGTACGAGGAGAGAGTACCTGAAGAAGAGTCCAAGAAGAATCGCCGCTTCGACCGGGTCGAAAACTTCGATTACGAACTACCCCATGACTTTGAG GACGAGGATGTGTCGTCGGATGATGACAAGGAGATGGACAATGATAAAGACGTATCCGGTAGTGATGAGGATGAAGACAATGGAGATGAAAAACATATGAGGATGTTGCAGGGAATTACTGGAATGCCCGGCGAGACTTTTGATG ggaagaagaagaataagaagtaTACTGTTATCACAGAAGCATATCCTGAATCTGAGTATAATCCTACTCGTGATGTTTTGGATGGCCATGGTCAAATTAGTGTTGAAGACCTTTTAGACCCTCTATATGGGAAATCTGGTTATAACCAACTTAGGAAGAGAGTGCATCAACTGGAGAAAAAATCAACTACTACACAAGCGCCACTTCCTAAAGCAGAACGAGAGAGGTTAGAGAGGAAGGCAGCATATGAACACTCAAAGAAAGATTTGCTTAAATGGGAGCCACTAGTTAAGAGGAATAGGGAGGCTCCTACCTTATTTTTTGGTAATGATGTAGACCTAGGATTTTCTACCGTAGGAGCAATAGCATCAGAATTTGAACCTAGAACTGAATTTGAGAAGAAAATTGCTTCATTAGTACATGATGACAAGGTTATGGATGCTCACTCAAATGATGGTTCCAGGCTTCTTGAATTTAATAAG GTGTCTGTTGAAGATGAAAAAGAACGCCAAAATCGTATTGCCAAAATGCGCAGCCTTCTTTTTCGTCACGAGTTAAAGGCAAAACACATAAAAAAGATCAAATCAAAAACATTTCATCGTTTGTTAAAGAAAGATAAACTGAAGGCCGCATCTTCTGAGAGTGTGATGGATCCAGAAGCCTCTAAAGATATGGCAAGGAAACACGAGTATGATCGTGCAAAG GAACGCATGACACTGAGGCACAAAAACAGCTCAAAGTGGGCGAAGCGCATTAAAGAGCGTGGTTTAGATGCCCAGGATGAAGGCACTCGAGCTGCTGTAGCTGAACAGCAGCATTTGCATGCTCTCTTAACAAGAAAAATGAACTCCATGAAAGAggggagcagcagcagcagtgaCGAGAGTAGTGATGAGGCTGAGTCTGATGAAGATGCACCTGGTTTAGAGCAGGGTAAGACATCCAAGCTATTAAAAGAAGCAAAAGAGAAGACAATTAATGTTTTAAATGAGGAAGATGAAGTGCCAAACTCAGGACTGCTTTCATTACCTTTCATG GTGCGTGGCATGAATAAAAGAAATGAGGCAGCTGCTGAGGAAGCTAAACTCGCCCTTGAAGATTTTGATTCACTGTCAAAGCAGTTGGAGGGTTCAGGTGGAGCTGAAGATATAAAAATTGCCCCTACTAGTGGTAGAATGGTCTTTAGTGCAGCTGGGAAGCAGGCTGCAAAAGCAAGTAAAACCAAATTAGATAAGAAGAGCAAGTCAGATAGATTTTATGATGATAGTGATAGTGAAAATGACTTGGAAGCTGAAGATGATGACTCTAATGGGATCAATGAAAGTACTGATTTGCATAAGGAAGTCAATATTGATCCTAATGTACTTCATGAAGTTTCTGGTGCTCGTCAGAATGCTCTCTTCAAG AGCTTTGATGATGTTGTTGGAGACCCAGGTCCAAAGACAACACATGAAGTTGCTATTTTTGCATCGGGCACATGGAAAAag ATGAAAGGCAAAAACAATGATGCTAGCAGCAAAAAGTCTCAAGTTTCAGTGGAGCCGGTTTTGAATAAACAAGATGTACAG GAAACTGTGAATGAGTTGGGTGAGGATAGTGATTCAGAAAGTGATGGCCAGATGGTAGATGGGATTCTTTCTTCAGGTCCCAAACCTTACGAACTTCCTTCTCAAGCTGAGCTTATTCACCAAGCCTTTGCGGCAGATGATGTGGAGGATGATTTTGAGAAACATAAACAGATGATCTTGAATGAGGAGAATCCGGAACCTGAAAAACCTGTATTACTCCCTGGTTGGGGTCAATGGACTGATGTACAGAATAAAAAAGGTTTACCTTCTTGGATGCTGAAAGAACATGAAACTGCCAAGAGGAAGAGAGAAGAAGCTGTAAAGAAGAGGAAGGATGCACAACTGAAACACGTTATTATCTCTGAGAAGGTTGATAAAAAG GCTGAGAAGCTCTACACAAAAAGTTTACCTTTCCCTTACACATCTAAAGAAGTTTTTGAACAGAGCATTCGCATGCCCATCGGTCCTGAATTCAACCCAGCAACTGCAGTTGGAGCTCTCAATCGGCCTGAA GTGATGAAGAAACCAGGTCAAATCATCAAGCCTATTGAATATGAAGACGTGGATCCTTATGAAAAGGGTGGTGAACAGCAAAAACGTAGCGGACAGAAACAAAAACAGAACAAtaagcaaaaacaaaaacaaaagagtAGTAAGAAGAGTAAAAGTTGA